CCTAAAAATGCTGGGTTTTCTATGGTTTTTGGGCAATCTCTACCATTTACCCTACTTCAAATAGCGCCCTAGCAGAAAGGTTTCCGAGGATTTATCCCGTGAAGCCTTGGGTTTACGGGGGGAAACGGTCTTAAATACCCCCTTAAAGGCCTCAACTATTTGGCTATAGCCACTCCCATGAAAGCACTTAATCAATAGTGCCCCATCGGGCTTGAGATGCTCTTTGGCAAACTCCAAAGCGAGCTCCGCGAGATTGGCCATCCGCGCTGCATCGGCTACACCGACACCAGAGAGGTTGGGCGCCATATCAGAGAGCACCAAATCAACTTTGCCATTTGCCTCTGGGGGTAAGGCAGCTTCAAGTGCACGCAAGCCTTCCTCCTCCCGAAAATCTCCTTGAATAAAGGTGACATCGGCTACGGGCTCCATCGGCAAGAGATCAATTGCGATGATGCAACCATCGGGCTTGCCCGCTGTCTCGGGTGTGGAGTGTTTACGAAGCTGCACTAAGCGATTACGAATGTACTGACTCCAGCTACCTGGGGCGCTACCCAAGTCAACGACGGTCATCCCAGCCTTAATCAGATGATCTTGTTCGTCGATCTCAGAGAGTTTATAGGCCGCCCGCGCACGATAACCCTCTTTCTGCGCGAGCTTAACGTACGGATCATTGACATGATCGTGCAACCAATTTTTATTGAACTTGTTCTTTGCCACAAACACTATTGTCCTTGTTTTGGGTTGCACACTGCAAATCCTCTATGATGCAGGGATGACTACTCTCTCTCTGACACCAGCGCAACGCAAGGCGCACCGCGCGCAAGCCCATGCTCTTAACCCCGTCGTCATGATCGGTAACGAAGGACTCACTGTTGCCGTTCGCAAAGAAATTGATCGTGCCCTGTCGAGCCATGGCCTGATTAAGATCCGCGTACTGGGTGACGATCGCGATGCCCGCATTGCGATGTATGAATCGATTTGCGATGACCTGAATGCTGCCCCGATTCAGCACATTGGCAAACTGCTCGTGGTGTGGCGCCCTGTCGCATCAAAGCCTGAGAAAGTAGTTCCCACTAAAAAAGTGGCACGCGCCTATCAAACCGCCCGCAGCAATCAACGTGGCAGTGGCTCGCGTGCAGGCTTTAAAAAGGCAACCGTGGCTAACACCAGCAAACCAAAGCGCCGCAAGACTCGCTTAGCGAGTCCCAAAAAAGCGGCTTTGGGTTAGTCGCCAAACCAAGTAAATACCCAAGAGGCTTTGTACCAAAAAAACACTGCTTGAGATACCGTGCAAGGTAGCAAACAAACTCGCCGATGGTGAATACATTACTGGCATACCTTGCAACAAGGCATCCTCGCGTAAGTTCTCCATCCAGGGCATGAGCACGAAACTGCCAAGCGCCGCACATACAAGCATGGTGAGTAAAATCCATCGAATCGCACGATAGGCTTGTAATCCACGACTTACCAAGAGGTTTGCTAAGACCAGTAGCCCCACACAGAGCACGAGACTTACATAGGCTTCCACCTGAAAAATCGCGCCAGCCACCATACCGGCCACCTGACGGTCGGTGAGGGTTGCAAAAAGCGTCGGCGCAACTAAATAGCCTACGGTAATTAGGCTACCAACCCAAAGACTACTGATGAAGAGAAAAAGGCGTTGCGCAATTTGGTGCTGCCCAGTACCAGCCTGAGTCATTAGATGTAACGAACCGAGAGGATCTCAACCTCTCGAGCGCCTGCGGGGGCTTGAACGGTCACCACATCGCCCTCCTCTTTGCCAATTAAGGCGCGAGCAATGGGGGAGCTAATCGAAATCTTATTGGCAGCGATATCGGCTTCATCATCGCCCACGATTTGGTAAATCATATTTTTGCCGTCATCGAGATCTTCAAGCTCAACGGTGGCCCCAAAGACGACACGACCCTCTGCTTCGAGCAATGCAGGGTCAATAATTTGTGCAGCCGATAATTTCGTTTCAAGCTCTTTGATGCGGCCTTCAATAAACGCCTGCTTCTCTTTAGCGGCATCGTACTCGGCATTCTCAGAAAGATCACCTTGGGCGCGTGCTTCAGAGATTGCATTAATCACAGCAGGACGATCGACATGCTTTAAGCGCGTGAGCTCTTCTTTCAAGAGCTCAGCGCCATGCTTGGTAATGGGAATGGTATTTGTACTCATACTGCTCAACCTTAAAATCGATGAAGCTCGATTTTAGTCTAGCTAAGCGAAATGTGTAAATTCTGTAAGGAATAGACCTCGAGCAAGTCCTTCGCCCGCATCCCTTCCATTACGGCGCGTGCCGCACTGATCGTAGTGTAGTAAGTCACACCATTCGCCTGCGCCGTGGTTCGAATCGAGCGAGAGTCTGCAATCGCGTTACGGGTTTCATCCACGGTTGTAAACACTAAGGTGATCTCACCGTTTTTAATCATATCCACAATATGCGGACGGCCTTCTTTCACTTTGTTCACCACCGATACCGGAATATTCGCTGCGGCAATGGCTGCAGCAGTGCCTTTAGTAGCAACCATCGGAAAGCCCATCTCGTGCAAGAGCTTGGCCACCACGACAGCGAGTGGCTTATCGCCATCTTTCACGGTCAACACTACATTACCGCTCTTGGGTAATTTGATCCCCGCTGCTAATTGCGATTTGAATAAGGCTTCCCCGAAGGTTTTACCAACACCCATCACCTCACCGGTGGAACGCATCTCAGGGCCTAAGATTGGATCAATGCCTGGGAACTTATTAAATGGGAATACCGCCTCTTTAACCGAGTAGTACGGAGGAATCACTTCCTCCGTAATGCCCTGCTGATCAAGACTTTGACCGACCATGCAGCGCGCGGCAATCTTCGCGAGTTGCAAGCCAGTTGCTTTTGATACATAGGGCACTGTGCGTGATGCACGAGGATTGACCTCGAGAACAAAGATGGTGTCTTTGCCGTCGCTTTGCTGAATGGCAAATTGCACGTTCATTAAACCAACCACATTCAGACCCTTGGCCATCGCCGCAGTCTGGCGCTTGAGCTCAGCAACGGTCTCTTTCGATAAGGAGTATGGCGGCAATGAGCAGGCCGAGTCACCGGAATGAACACCCGCTTGTTCGATGTGTTCCATCACGCCACCAATGAACACGCGAGTTCCATCGGAAATACAATCCACATCACACTCAATCGCATCATTTAAGAAGCGATCTAACAATACAGGTGAGTCATTCGATACCTTGACAGCCTCGCGCATATACCGCTCAAGATCACGTCCATCATGCACGATCTCCATTGCTCGACCACCCAACACATAAGAGGGACGAACGACTAAGGGATAACCGATCTCTTCGGCCAGCTTGAGTGCTTCATCTTCAGCACGGGCGGTTCGATTAGGCGGTTGACGTAATTTGAGTTCATGCAGGAGTTTTTGGAAGCGCTCCCGATCCTCAGCAGCATCAATCATGTCAGGCGAAGTGCCAATAATCGGTACGCCATTGGCCTCAAGATCAAGGGCGAGCTTCAGTGGCGTTTGTCCACCATACTGAACAATCACGCCCTTGGGCTTCTCCTTGGCGACGATCTCCAGTACGTCCTCTAAGGTCAAGGGCTCAAAGTACAGACGATCCGAAGTATCGTAGTCGGTCGACACAGTCTCGGGGTTGCAGTTCACCATGATGGTTTCGTAACCATCGTCGCGCATTGCAAGTGCCGCATGCACGCAGCAATAATCAAACTCGATGCCCTGGCCAATCCGGTTGGGTCCACCACCAAGCACCATGATCTTCTCACGCTGTGTGGGCTGTGACTCGCACTCGCCATGCTCTGCTTCGTAAGTCGAGTACATGTAAGCCGTATTGGTTGCAAACTCAGCCGCGCAGGTATCGACCCGCTTGTAGACTGGGAATACCCCATGCTGATGACGCGCTTGACGCACTGCCGTCGCATCGGTCTTCAGTAATTTGGCGAGACGCCGATCTGAAAATCCTTTTTGCTTTAAAAACCGCATCTCCGCAGCGCTAAGACTTGCCAAGGTGTGCTCTTTAACTGCATTCTCAATCTCAACCAGTTCTTCAATTTGCTCGAGGAACCATGGATCAATTTTGGTCTCTTCGAATACCTCATCAATCCCCAGACCCATGCGGAAGGCATCGGCCACATACCAAATCCGATCCGGTCCCGGCTCACCAATCTCAGCAATGATGTCCTCGAGGTCGGTGGATTTCTCATCCAGACCATCAACGCCCACTTCAAGGCCGCGCAAGGCTTTTTGGAATGACTCTTGGAAGGTGCGGCCAATCGCCATCACCTCACCCACGGATTTCATTTGGGTGGTTAAGCGTGGATCTGCTTCACGGAACTTCTCAAAGGCAAAGCGTGGAATCTTGGTGACGACGTAGTCAATACTGGGCTCAAACGATGCCGGCGTAGCACCACCCGTAATATCGTTTTGCAACTCATCTAAGGTATAGCCCACCGCTAATTTGGCAGCGACCTTGGCAATCGGAAAGCCAGTAGCTTTGGATGCAAGAGCAGATGAGCGTGAGACGCGCGGGTTCATTTCAATCACGATCATGCGGCCATCAACTGGATTAATCGAGAACTGCACATTCGAGCCACCGGTATCTACGCCAATCTCACGCAAGACCGCGATCGAGGCGTTCCGCATGATTTGATACTCTTTATCGGTGAGTGTTTGTGCAGGAGCCACCGTGATCGAATCCCCGGTATGCACGCCCATTGGGTCTAAGTTCTCAATCGAGCAAACGATGATGCAGTTATCGGCACGATCACGCACCACCTCCATCTCAAACTCTTTCCAACCTAAGAGCGACTCCTCAATTAATAGCTCACGCGTTGGCGATAGATCCAGGCCGCGTTTGCAAATCTCTTCAAACTCTTCGCGGTTGTAGGCAATACCGCCGCCCGATCCACCCATCGTGAACGAAGGCCGAATCACCACCGGAAATCCTGAGCTACCGGTCTCCGCTTGAATGCGTTGCTGTACGGCAATCGCTTCTTCCATCGAATGCGCAATCCCAGACTTTGCCGAGCCCAAACCAATTTTGGTCATCGCGTCTTTAAACTTCTGACGATCCTCAGCTTTGTCAATCGCTTCCGGGGATGCACCAATGAGCTCGCAATTGTATTTTTTGAGAACGCCATGGCGATGCAAATCAAGAGCGCAGTTCAGCGCAGTCTGGCCACCCATGGTGGGCAAAATTGCATCGGGCCTCTCGGTAGCAATGATGCGCTCTACCACTTCCCAAGTGATCGGTTCGATGTAGGTCACATCGGCCATCTCTGGATCGGTCATGATCGTTGCTGGATTACTGTTCACCAGAATGACGCGATAGCCCTCTTCGCGCAAGGCTTTACATGCTTGCGCACCTGAGTAATCAAACTCGCAAGCCTGTCCAATCACAATGGGGCCAGCGCCAATAATCAAAATACTCTGAATGTCGGTACGCTTTGGCATTAGCGAGCTCCTTGGCCAGCGGCATTCATGAGGTGCATGAAGCGATCAAATAAATAGGCAATGTCATGAGGGCCTGGGGAGGCTTCTGGGTGCCCCTGAAAACAGAAGGCTGGCTTATCTTTCCAGGCGAGACCCTGCAAGGATCCATCAAATAAGGAAATATGTGTCACTCGCAACTCATCCGGCAAGGTCTTGGCATCAACTGCAAAGCCATGGTTCTGTGAGGTGATCGCTACCCGACCACTGTCTAAATCTTTTACAGGATGGTTTGCACCATGGTGCCCAAACTTCATCTTCAAGGTCTTCGCACCCGCAGCCAAGCCCATGATCTGATGACCCAAGCAAATACCAAACGTTGGAATATTTTTACTAATAATGGTTTGCGCTGCACTAATCGCATAATCACAGGGCTCGGGGTCGCCAGGGCCATTGGATAAAAATACGCCATCGGGCTTTAATGCCAATACTTCAGCCACCGGAGTTTTGGCGGGTACAACCGTCAATGCACAACCGCGCTCGGCCAGCATGCGCAAAATATTGCGTTTGACACCAAAGTCATAGGCCACAACCCGCTTACTTGGGTTCTTCATGATTCTGAATGCGGGCTTGCCATTCTCACCATGCAACTGCCACTCACCCTCTTGCCACTCATAGGCAGTATTGGTGGTAACCACTTGCGCGAGATCCAGGCCCGCCATTCCCGGAAATGCCTTGGCTAGGCTTAAAGCACGCTTGGCAAGCGCATCCACATCATCGCCAATCTTTCCAGCCACAATCGCGCCTGATTGAGCACCGCGATCACGTAACAGACGCGTGAGCTTGCGAGTATCAATGCCACTGATACCAGGAACTTTGGCAGCGCGCAGATAATGATCGAGACTGTCTTCGGCTCGAAAGTTTGAGACGCGTGCGGATAAATCTTTAATGATGAGGCCGGCAGCGTAGATTTGTGCTGACTCCGCGTCTTGGGCATTGACACCCACATTGCCAATGTGCGGATAGGTTAAGGTGACAAGCTGGCGTGCGTAACTCGGATCCGTAATGATTTCTTGATAACCCGTTAATGCGGTATTAAAAACGACTTCACCGCTGGTCTCACCAGGAGCGCCGATACTTTGACCAGAGAAAATAGATCCATCAGCAAGAGCTAAAACAGCGGGGGGAAAGGAAGGAAGCAAGGGCGACAAACAATCTCCAATACCCTGTTGCCGTCCAACACTTTTTGCCCCAAAAGACATACCCGAGGCGAAATTGCGGGGAGGTAAGTGTCTTTAAGCGCTAGGGCAAATTATTAGTTACTGATAGGCGTAATGATACCAGTTCTCCGCCCCTCACCCTACCTTCACGCAAAACCGTTTACTTTGCCCGGCTACTTTCCAATCACCAGTTTGATCTGCGCTAGAACCGATTGATCTTCCATCGTACTGATATCCCCGGGATCGCGCCCTTCCGCAACTGCTTGCAATGCCCGGCGCACAATCTTGCCCGAACGCGTCTTTGGTAATGCACTCACCAAATACACGCGGGCGGGTCGTGCCACCGCACCTAGTTGAGAGTCGACGGTCTTCATGACCTCCGCTTCCATGTTCTCGGTTTTATTTGGATCCTTTGCGATCACAAAGCCAATTGCTACCTGACCCTTGAGTTGATCCTCCACTCCAACGACTGCCACTTCGGCAACATTAGCGTGACTAGAAATGCTCTCCTCGATCTCGCGTGTCCCCAATCGGTGTCCAGCGACGTTAATCACATCATCGGTGCGGCCCAAGATGAAGAAGTAACCATCTTTATCTTTAATTGCCCAATCAAAGGTGGAATACACCATCTTGCCAGGCACGGTCTCCCAATAGGTCTTAATAAAGCGTTGATCATCGCCCCACACGGTCTGCATGCATCCGGGTGGCAATGGCCCTTCAATGGCAACCACGCCCTTTTGATCTGGGCCCAACTCAGCACCGGTTGCTTCATCGAGTAGTTTCATGTTGTAGCCATAGACCGGCACACCAGGTGAGCCAAATTTATGTGGCATCACCTCCACGCCTCGCTGAATCGCCAAGATTGGCCAACCGGTCTCGGTCTGCCAGTAGTTATCCACCACGGGCTTCTTAAGCGCATCATGAATCCATGAAGCCGTTGGTTCATCGAGCGGCTCACCGGCTAAAAACAGAGTCCGTAGTGTCGATAAGTTGTATTTACTTAAGAAGGCGGGGTCCTGTTTCTTGAGTACTCGCACCGCCGTGGGAGCAGAGAACATCACCGACACCTTGTATTTCTCAACTAAGCTCCACCAAATACCTGCGTCAGGGCGCAAGGGTGTGCCCTCGTACATGATGGTGGCCATGCCATTAATGAGTGGGCCATAGATGATGTAGCTATGCCCGACTACCCAACCAATGTCGGAGGTGGTAAACATGGTCTCACCTGGATTACCACCAAAGATGAGGCGCATCGAGCTTGCCAGTGCAACTGCATAACCGCCCGTATCACGCTGTACCCCCTTGGGTTTGCC
This DNA window, taken from Polynucleobacter sp. HIN5, encodes the following:
- a CDS encoding RlmE family RNA methyltransferase, whose amino-acid sequence is MAKNKFNKNWLHDHVNDPYVKLAQKEGYRARAAYKLSEIDEQDHLIKAGMTVVDLGSAPGSWSQYIRNRLVQLRKHSTPETAGKPDGCIIAIDLLPMEPVADVTFIQGDFREEEGLRALEAALPPEANGKVDLVLSDMAPNLSGVGVADAARMANLAELALEFAKEHLKPDGALLIKCFHGSGYSQIVEAFKGVFKTVSPRKPKASRDKSSETFLLGRYLK
- a CDS encoding YhbY family RNA-binding protein is translated as MTTLSLTPAQRKAHRAQAHALNPVVMIGNEGLTVAVRKEIDRALSSHGLIKIRVLGDDRDARIAMYESICDDLNAAPIQHIGKLLVVWRPVASKPEKVVPTKKVARAYQTARSNQRGSGSRAGFKKATVANTSKPKRRKTRLASPKKAALG
- a CDS encoding DUF4149 domain-containing protein: MTQAGTGQHQIAQRLFLFISSLWVGSLITVGYLVAPTLFATLTDRQVAGMVAGAIFQVEAYVSLVLCVGLLVLANLLVSRGLQAYRAIRWILLTMLVCAALGSFVLMPWMENLREDALLQGMPVMYSPSASLFATLHGISSSVFLVQSLLGIYLVWRLTQSRFFGTR
- the greA gene encoding transcription elongation factor GreA; this translates as MSTNTIPITKHGAELLKEELTRLKHVDRPAVINAISEARAQGDLSENAEYDAAKEKQAFIEGRIKELETKLSAAQIIDPALLEAEGRVVFGATVELEDLDDGKNMIYQIVGDDEADIAANKISISSPIARALIGKEEGDVVTVQAPAGAREVEILSVRYI
- the carB gene encoding carbamoyl-phosphate synthase large subunit → MPKRTDIQSILIIGAGPIVIGQACEFDYSGAQACKALREEGYRVILVNSNPATIMTDPEMADVTYIEPITWEVVERIIATERPDAILPTMGGQTALNCALDLHRHGVLKKYNCELIGASPEAIDKAEDRQKFKDAMTKIGLGSAKSGIAHSMEEAIAVQQRIQAETGSSGFPVVIRPSFTMGGSGGGIAYNREEFEEICKRGLDLSPTRELLIEESLLGWKEFEMEVVRDRADNCIIVCSIENLDPMGVHTGDSITVAPAQTLTDKEYQIMRNASIAVLREIGVDTGGSNVQFSINPVDGRMIVIEMNPRVSRSSALASKATGFPIAKVAAKLAVGYTLDELQNDITGGATPASFEPSIDYVVTKIPRFAFEKFREADPRLTTQMKSVGEVMAIGRTFQESFQKALRGLEVGVDGLDEKSTDLEDIIAEIGEPGPDRIWYVADAFRMGLGIDEVFEETKIDPWFLEQIEELVEIENAVKEHTLASLSAAEMRFLKQKGFSDRRLAKLLKTDATAVRQARHQHGVFPVYKRVDTCAAEFATNTAYMYSTYEAEHGECESQPTQREKIMVLGGGPNRIGQGIEFDYCCVHAALAMRDDGYETIMVNCNPETVSTDYDTSDRLYFEPLTLEDVLEIVAKEKPKGVIVQYGGQTPLKLALDLEANGVPIIGTSPDMIDAAEDRERFQKLLHELKLRQPPNRTARAEDEALKLAEEIGYPLVVRPSYVLGGRAMEIVHDGRDLERYMREAVKVSNDSPVLLDRFLNDAIECDVDCISDGTRVFIGGVMEHIEQAGVHSGDSACSLPPYSLSKETVAELKRQTAAMAKGLNVVGLMNVQFAIQQSDGKDTIFVLEVNPRASRTVPYVSKATGLQLAKIAARCMVGQSLDQQGITEEVIPPYYSVKEAVFPFNKFPGIDPILGPEMRSTGEVMGVGKTFGEALFKSQLAAGIKLPKSGNVVLTVKDGDKPLAVVVAKLLHEMGFPMVATKGTAAAIAAANIPVSVVNKVKEGRPHIVDMIKNGEITLVFTTVDETRNAIADSRSIRTTAQANGVTYYTTISAARAVMEGMRAKDLLEVYSLQNLHISLS
- the carA gene encoding glutamine-hydrolyzing carbamoyl-phosphate synthase small subunit, with protein sequence MLPSFPPAVLALADGSIFSGQSIGAPGETSGEVVFNTALTGYQEIITDPSYARQLVTLTYPHIGNVGVNAQDAESAQIYAAGLIIKDLSARVSNFRAEDSLDHYLRAAKVPGISGIDTRKLTRLLRDRGAQSGAIVAGKIGDDVDALAKRALSLAKAFPGMAGLDLAQVVTTNTAYEWQEGEWQLHGENGKPAFRIMKNPSKRVVAYDFGVKRNILRMLAERGCALTVVPAKTPVAEVLALKPDGVFLSNGPGDPEPCDYAISAAQTIISKNIPTFGICLGHQIMGLAAGAKTLKMKFGHHGANHPVKDLDSGRVAITSQNHGFAVDAKTLPDELRVTHISLFDGSLQGLAWKDKPAFCFQGHPEASPGPHDIAYLFDRFMHLMNAAGQGAR
- a CDS encoding propionate--CoA ligase; amino-acid sequence: MSTGYKSFHENSIRDPKSFWSEQAKLVDWHQPFSQVLDYSNPPFAKWFVGGQTNLCHNAVDRHLKDRANQIALVAVSTETNQEHAYTFAELHDEVNRMAAILQANGVKKGDRVLIYMPMIAQACFAMLACTRIGAIHSVVFGGFASHSLASRIDDAKPKMIITAEAGMRGGKAVPYKPLLDEAITLSTAKPEKVLIVNRGLSEYTTVANRDLDYASEREKHFNTKVPVEWVDATHPSYILYTSGTTGKPKGVQRDTGGYAVALASSMRLIFGGNPGETMFTTSDIGWVVGHSYIIYGPLINGMATIMYEGTPLRPDAGIWWSLVEKYKVSVMFSAPTAVRVLKKQDPAFLSKYNLSTLRTLFLAGEPLDEPTASWIHDALKKPVVDNYWQTETGWPILAIQRGVEVMPHKFGSPGVPVYGYNMKLLDEATGAELGPDQKGVVAIEGPLPPGCMQTVWGDDQRFIKTYWETVPGKMVYSTFDWAIKDKDGYFFILGRTDDVINVAGHRLGTREIEESISSHANVAEVAVVGVEDQLKGQVAIGFVIAKDPNKTENMEAEVMKTVDSQLGAVARPARVYLVSALPKTRSGKIVRRALQAVAEGRDPGDISTMEDQSVLAQIKLVIGK